Within Sphingopyxis sp. CCNWLW2, the genomic segment ATATCTGCCGAAGGATGCGGCGGAGAAATATGGTGTGTCGTTCAAGCGCGGTGACGATGGCGATTTTGCGATGTACGTCGGTCCGCGCAAGGTAGAGATCAGCGCGGATCACCTGTTCGATGACGGTCGTGTTCCGGCGCCAGGCAAGCTGCACGAGTGGCTTCGGGCGATGAAGGAAGGCAAGGCCGAGATCGACATGCATGTCGAGAAGACGGCTGACATGATGGAGCCCGAGGCGCGGGTGAAGAAGCTCGATGCGTGGGACGTTCGCTCGTCGATCCTGTTCATCGGCAACATGATCACCGCGATCAGCTTCCTTGACGATCCGCAATATGCCTATCCGGTGCTGAACGCCTATAATGCGTGGATGTACGACCAGTGGCGGTATAATTATGACGACCGCATCTTCTCGGCGCCGATCGTGACGCTCGACAATGTCGAGGAAGCCTGCAAGCAGCTGACCGGGGTGATCGAGAAGGGCGCGAAGCTCATCCTGATGCCGATGGGTCCCTATAATGGCAAGGCGCCGGCGCACCCCGATCATGATCCCTTCTGGGCGATCGCCAACGAGGCGGGGATGCGGGTGGTGTTCCATGTGTCCGAGGCGATCTACATGAAGCATCACATGGCGGTGTGGGGCGAGCCGGTGCAGCAGAGCCGGATCAAGCAGACAGCCTTTGTGTGGATGCACGGCTACTCCGAGCGCCCGG encodes:
- a CDS encoding amidohydrolase family protein, which encodes MTGQLEPLAKEHVYKGPMFDADTHFWETDEAWTKYLPKDAAEKYGVSFKRGDDGDFAMYVGPRKVEISADHLFDDGRVPAPGKLHEWLRAMKEGKAEIDMHVEKTADMMEPEARVKKLDAWDVRSSILFIGNMITAISFLDDPQYAYPVLNAYNAWMYDQWRYNYDDRIFSAPIVTLDNVEEACKQLTGVIEKGAKLILMPMGPYNGKAPAHPDHDPFWAIANEAGMRVVFHVSEAIYMKHHMAVWGEPVQQSRIKQTAFVWMHGYSERPVVETLSSFIFWNFFERFPNVKLLSAENGAEWVPAMLSKMDKCRGIAKNGFWPGGQLKERPSKIFTRHVSVVAYPEDDLKAIVDQVGSADWLLMGSDYPHAEGVEEPRIFADEACKDLSEENTRKIMFENGMNFMNLKY